A stretch of the Tachyglossus aculeatus isolate mTacAcu1 chromosome 6, mTacAcu1.pri, whole genome shotgun sequence genome encodes the following:
- the AMER1 gene encoding APC membrane recruitment protein 1 yields METVSGSRVEGTKPSEAAGGEPSSRVPEAAGEGAGAEPAPAPGPGKLRKTALKLFGGKRGICTLPSLFGGGRSRGPGKGAARKGQSRTHDGLGQVAGGSDPPGEARPPPGSQSAQGALGPGPAPGGPEAAGGERLPPPQRPRRGLKGLLSSIRLHKKSRAAAPGTPREAQAGPSGSATPPTSGGSDASGDRGPGKSEPAAAAEGTGPAGPGGPSPARAAEADPAGPAAADREEGPGAGEPAPGPSGDQLSLLFGDVTSLKSFDSLTGCGDVTAEQDEDSLAESTVSGERGPGREAAKRSSCLVTYQGGGEEMASPDGMEEAERPAEGGGRPAWESPAPARGESPPGDRCPQPRSPPPPGDLLSPQSDQPESAPNSDEGYYDSMTPGPEEEPGPARRDRLPRDSYSGDALYEFFDPEEEDLGASPAGDEGLFEAFGDFGPWPLGKGTARAVVETEEERLAALQRQLLYWELRQDGLRGRGEQEPGGPPGPGWSAPTPGRGGREALGQGRGAVGTERGPEGPGETEAELAVSFSQALVAFGGGGGGGGTLFSSLSGSSASDSSFTQNLPALPAMVTFDIVDVEREGEGECEDAHEHLAASLETFDACFSPPKEVGLGSVGRPGWALASGPFGGFPWGVGSLPRHLGLPGLSPPPPPAPTALGRRSRSLDTESLDLELAGRHPAGGCSGAGEGGDGLFFGPRAPGWPCSLPRSRPAAPPRAGVDAPPSRGRPPGGPLARSEPRAPGYAVRPCDLPLAGPAKPGQEAQRTRAERGTRAPGQQRGPGGCLPKSLGAGQGHRTMEA; encoded by the coding sequence TCTGAGGCGGCCGGCGGGGAGCCCAGCAGCCGGGTCCCCGAggcggccggggagggggccggggccgagccggccccggcccccgggcccggcAAGCTGCGGAAGACGGCGCTGAAACTGTTCGGGGGCAAGAGGGGCATCTGCACGCTGCCCAGCCTCTTCGGGGGGGGCCGCAGCCGGGGCCCCGGGAAGGGGGCCGCcaggaaggggcagagcaggacaCACGACGGATTGGGCCAGGTGGCCGGGGGCTCGGACCCCCCCGGGGAGGCCAGGCCGCCGCCCGGCTCGCAGAGCGCCCAGGGGGCCCTGGGTCCGGGTCCGGCACCGGGTGGGCCCGAGGCCGCCGGCGGCGAGCGCCTGCCCCCGCCGCAGCGGCCCAGGCGGGGTCTGAAGGGGCTGCTCAGCAGCATCCGCCTCCACAAGAAGAGCCGGGCGGCGGCCCCGGGGACCCCCCGGGAAGCTCAGGCGGGTCCTTCCGGCTCAGCCACCCCTCCCACCTCCGGCGGCTCGGACGCCTCGGGCGACCGCGGGCCGGGGAAGTCGGAGCCCGCCGCGGCAGCCGAGGGGACGGGGCCGGCCGGTCCCGGCGGCCCCTCGCCGGCCCGGGCCGCCGAGGCTGACCCGGCGGGGCCCGCGGCGGCCGACCGGGAggaggggcccggggcgggggagccggcccccggcccctcggGCGACCAGCTGAGCCTCCTGTTCGGGGACGTGACGTCGCTGAAGAGTTTTGACTCCCTGACCGGCTGCGGGGACGTCACGGCGGAGCAGGACGAGGACAGCCTGGCCGAGAGCACGGTGTCTGGCgagagggggccggggcgggaggcGGCCAAGCGCAGCTCCTGTCTGGTCACCTACCAGGGTGGCGGGGAGGAGATGGCCAGCCCGGACGGGATGGAGGAGGCGGAACGGCCCGCTGAGGGAGGCGGGCGGCCGGCGTGGGAGAGCCCGGCCCCGGCGCGGGGGGAGTCCCCCCCGGGGGACCGATGCCCGCAGCCCCGGAGCCCCCCGCCGCCCggggaccttctgtctccccagagCGACCAGCCGGAGTCGGCCCCCAACAGCGACGAAGGTTACTACGACTCCATGACCCCGGGGCCCGAGGAGGAACCGGGGCCGGCCCGGAGAGACCGCCTGCCTAGGGACAGCTACAGCGGCGATGCCCTGTACGAGTTCTTCGACCCCGAGGAGGAGGACCTCGGCGCCTCCCCCGCGGGGGATGAGGGGCTGTTTGAAGCCTTCGGGGACTTCGGCCCCTGGCCCTTGGGGAAAGGGACCGCCCGGGCGGTGGTGGAGACCGAGGAGGAGCGGCTGGCGGCCCTGCAGAGACAGCTGCTGTACTGGGAGCTGCGGCAGGACGGGctgaggggccggggggagcagGAGCCGGGGGGACCCCCGGGCCCCGGCTGGAGCGCCCCGACGCCGGGGAGAGGCGGGCGGGAGGCGTTGGGCCAGGGGCGCGGGGCCGTTGGGACGGAGAGGGGcccggaggggccgggggagactgaggccgaGCTGGCGGTGAGCTTCTCCCAGGCCTTGGTGGcgttcggcggcggcggcggcggtggcgggacGCTCTTCTCCAGCCTGTCGGGCAGCTCGGCCTCGGACTCCTCCTTCACCCAGAACCTCCCAGCGCTGCCTGCCATGGTGACCTTCGACATCGTGGATGTGGAGCGGGAGGGCGAGGGCGAGTGCGAGGACGCCCACGAGCACCTGGCCGCCTCCCTGGAGACCTTCGAcgcctgcttctcccctcccaagGAGGTCGGGCTCGGGAGCGTGGGCCGCCCCGGCTGGGCCCTGGCCTCCGGTCCCTTCGGCGGCTTCCCCTGGGGCGTGGGCAGCCTCCCTCGCCACCTGGGCCTGCCCGgcctgagccccccgcccccgccggcccccacgGCCCTCGGCCGGCGCAGCCGCTCCCTGGACACGGAGAGCCTGGACCTCGAGCTGGCCGGTCGCCACCCCGCCGGGGGCTGCAGCGGGGCTGGAGAGGGCGGAGACGGTCTGTTCTTCGGGCCCCGGGCGCCCGGCTGGCCCTGTTCCCTTCCGCGCTCGAGGCCCGCCGCTCCCCCGCGGGCGGGCGTGGACGCGCCTCCCTCTCGGGGGCGGCCTCCCGGCGGCCCCTTGGCGCGCTCGGAGCCGCGGGCTCCCGGCTACGCCGTCCGGCCGTGCGACTTGCCCCTGGCGGGGCCGGCGAAGCCGGGCCAGGAGGCCCAGAGGACCcgggcagagagagggaccagagccccCGGGCAGCAGAGAGGACCTGGGGGCTGCCTCCCGAAAAGTCTCGGGGCCGGGCAGGGCCACCGAACCATGGAGGCGTGA